One Camelina sativa cultivar DH55 chromosome 3, Cs, whole genome shotgun sequence genomic window carries:
- the LOC104778157 gene encoding uncharacterized protein LOC104778157, producing the protein MCYKILPPLVVIPSGSFHENTPVAEVTTVATVKSEVETTAGHRNGGGGKKKCVCSPSKHPRSFKCRYHQHEYQWLPSSSSSSSSSSSTLHK; encoded by the coding sequence atgtgTTACAAAATTCTTCCACCTCTTGTTGTTATTCCTTCGGGGAGCTTCCACGAAAATACTCCGGTGGCAGAAGTGACGACAGTAGCAACCGTAAAGTCAGAGGTGGAAACCACAGCTGGTCACCGTAACGGTGGCGGTGGAAAGAAGAAGTGCGTATGTTCACCGTCGAAGCATCCAAGATCGTTCAAGTGTAGGTATCATCAACATGAATATCAATGgcttccttcatcttcttcttcttcttcttcttcttcttcgactctCCACAAATAA
- the LOC104778156 gene encoding xanthoxin dehydrogenase-like: MSKNTESSSSLPTQRLLGKVALITGGATGIGESIARLFHKHGAIVCIVDLQDDLGGEVCKSLLNGDSGKETACFIHGDVSKEGDISNAVDFAVKQFGTLDILINNAGLCGAPCSDIRTSSLTEFEKIFDVNVKGAFLGMKHAARVMIPEKKGSIVSLCSVGGVVGGVGPHAYVGSKHAVLGLTRSVAAELGQHGIRVNCVSPYAVATELAMAHLPKEERTEDAFVGFRNFAASNANLKGVELTVDDVAKAVLFLASDEARYISGDNLMIDGGFTCTNHSFRVFR, translated from the exons ATGTCAAAGAATactgaatcttcttcttcacttcctaCTCAAAG GTTGTTAGGTAAAGTGGCATTGATTACTGGAGGAGCCACTGGGATAGGAGAGAGCATTGCTCGTCTGTTCCACAAGCACGGCGCAATAGTCTGCATTGTTGATTTGCAAGATGATCTCGGAGGTGAGGTATGTAAAAGTCTGCTTAACGGTGACTCGGGGAAGGAGACAGCTTGTTTCATCCATGGTGATGTTAGCAAAGAAGGCGACATTAGCAATGCGGTTGACTTTGCAGTCAAGCAATTCGGAACGCTTGACATACTTATCAACAATGCAGGCTTATGCGGAGCACCATGCTCTGATATCCGTACTAGTAGTTTGACTGAATTTGAGAAGATCTTTGATGTGAACGTGAAAGGAGCTTTTCTCGGGATGAAACATGCAGCTCGTGTAATGATCCCTGAGAAGAAAGGGTCTATAGTTTCCTTGTGTAGTGTAGGAGGTGTTGTGGGAGGTGTTGGTCCGCATGCTTATGTTGGTTCCAAGCACGCTGTTCTAGGCTTGACTAGGAGTGTTGCAGCCGAGCTTGGACAGCACGGGATACGTGTGAACTGTGTTTCACCTTATGCGGTTGCAACCGAACTTGCGATGGCTCATTTGCCAAAGGAAGAGAGAACGGAAGATGCATTTGTTGGTTTCAGGAACTTTGCGGCTTCAAACGCAAATCTAAAAGGGGTCGAACTGACGGTTGATGATGTAGCAAAGGCTGTTCTGTTTTTGGCGAGCGATGAAGCGCGGTACATAAGCGGAGATAATCTGATGATTGATGGAGGGTTCACTTGCACTAACCACTCTTTTAGAGTCTTCAGGTGA
- the LOC104778158 gene encoding uncharacterized protein LOC104778158, whose protein sequence is MMKHKKIPINFSIVFQKKIFLLVKMVMDREERRRKIMERGSDRLALITGQIHNFDPSSPSSSSSSSASHNRTYSESSFMPQTQSAHHLIQESPSLKYHFKEEVKERSEEPKLSSSALNKPSKGEPIAKPEEATRSVKSQNQRPRSFFSSKKLNASIISSERTRSLSSLAIAAFVILLPRLNIISSGSVLTLRPLWLLILTDCAIVMSHLTVEASGGGLGHEMEDEGKSKNGENWSDAEKLLERGVVVYQALRGMFIDCSLYMVVVICGDSIL, encoded by the exons ATGATGAAGCATAAAAAAATTCCTATCAATTTCTccattgtttttcaaaaaaaaatcttcttgtTAGTAAAAATGGTGATGGAcagagaagaaaggagaagaaaaattaTGGAACGAGGATCAGATCGTTTGGCGTTAATCACAGGCCAAATACATAACTTTGATCCTTCATCACcgtcgtcttcttcctcatcatcagcTTCTCACAACCGCACATACAGCGAATCTAGTTTCATGCCACAAACTCAATCTGCGCATCATCTTATCCAAGAAAGCCCATCTCTTAAGTACCATTTCAAAG AGGAAGTAAAGGAAAGATCAGAAGAACCAAAACTTTCGTCGAGTGCTCTTAACAAACCCTCAAAAGGTGAACCAATTGCAAAACCAGAAGAAGCAACGAGATCAGTAAAGAGTCAGAATCAACGACCTAGGAGTTTCTTCAGCTCCAAGAAACTTAACGCTAGCATCATAAGCTCAGAAAGAACTCGGAGTTTGAGCTCTCTCGCGATAGCTGCGTTTGTGATTCTACTCCCGAGATTGAACATTATAAGCTCAGGCAGTGTCTTGACTCTGAGACCTCTTTGGCTGCTGATTCTTACAGACTGTGCTATTGTAATGTCTCATCTGACCGTGGAAGCATCTGGAGGAGGATTGGGCCATGAGATGGAAGATGAAGGAAAGAGTAAAAATGGTGAAAACTGGTCTGATGCAGAGAAGCTTCTAGAAAGAGGAGTTGTTGTGTATCAAGCTCTTCGTGGAATGTTCATAGATTGTAGTCTTTATATGGTTGTTGTTATTTGTGGAGACTCTATTCtctaa
- the LOC104778155 gene encoding uncharacterized protein LOC104778155: MAGSDPKATPSLPDYKPLPSTSSHDPNDTVLISSSSSHLSSTSRRRFVISVFLISFASILIYIFWPSDPRIKIERVKISHVRVHRRPVPSIDMTVLVTLKVSNADVYSFDFTDLDVAVDYRGKTLGHVSSDGGHVTAFGTSYLDAEAELEGVTVFPDVIHLIHDLAKGSVEFDTVTETNGKLGVLFFRFPLKAKVACGIEVNTVNQTISRQSCSPV, translated from the exons ATGGCCGGATCAGACCCTAAAGCAACTCCGTCATTACCGGACTATAAACCTTTACCTTCAACATCAAGTCACGATCCAAACGACACCGTTctaatctcatcatcatcatcgcatCTTTCTTCTACCTCACGACGCCGTTTCGTCATCTCTGTATTTCTCATATCTTTCGCCTCGATCCTCATCTACATCTTCTGGCCGTCCGATCCACGCATCAAGATCGAACGTGTCAAGATTTCCCACGTGCGCGTTCACCGCCGTCCGGTTCCGTCTATCGACATGACGGTGCTCGTCACGCTTAAGGTATCCAACGCTGACGTGTACTCTTTCGACTTCACGGACCTTGACGTCGCCGTTGACTACAGAGGGAAGACGTTAGGTCACGTGAGCTCCGATGGCGGGCACGTGACGGCTTTTGGTACTTCTTACCTTGACGCGGAGGCGGAGCTTGAGGGCGTCACGGTGTTTCCTGACGTTATTCACTTGATTCACGATTTGGCTAAAGGCTCCGTTGAGTTTGACACCGTTACGGAGACTAACGGAAAACTTGGCGTTTTGTTCTTCCGTTTCCCTTTAAAG GCAAAAGTGGCATGTGGGATTGAAGTAAATACAGTTAATCAGACAATATCTCGTCAAAGTTGTAGTCCTGTCTAA